One Branchiostoma floridae strain S238N-H82 chromosome 15, Bfl_VNyyK, whole genome shotgun sequence DNA window includes the following coding sequences:
- the LOC118431385 gene encoding uncharacterized protein LOC118431385 gives MGYRTGLFVLAGLVALTSAHIRLTFPPARRFAFDFLDNTRTRAPCGVGPGMGPMTTFLAGSTFNVTWHMAYAHVGGIRLEILNNTGPDFNATTDVLRVLTPGDGWAAAHDATVQRYELTLPSDFTCDRCTIRLLRQAGEWRLTNGNDYIFWSCADVTIVPTGSPTCPGGQCGNSTCRRLYSGDRCQYRDDCLNASDCSGNGVCVNVDSTSYPKKQCYCHSGYFGRDCSKESPLTAIPSNFRGYYRRELTNGMDMYWKILTMDTGNEIEVALQVEGTTWVGLGWRPQGLTASCRNFPVTYFSSDPQAEPEAEAEATPEPEAEPTQAPQNRGRRAVHHLRFPRAEPSAEPEAEPEAEPEAFIPWQCRANGSRPEPEPEGEPEPSGEPEPSGEPEGEPEPSGEPEPEGEPEQGGGGLHAMDCVDMVIGTAIGNTHRIGDYYTRDRSTPQMDRWYNGRDSLTAAYGEQRDGKTTIMFRRKLISNEDPDHSFYNAPMHFIYARGQEYGMYVHRPGSAVESCNATDYMFYRRDELKYHGTSRAQRGAATFNVFEDPNQAGIAGDCRGRWSSPANCQGLACDHSVSWTYNSRTDKVDFQIQSRQPNDRWVGIGFSEDRSMAQTDAIVGWVNGDGDVYVSDRFATGYSRPGEDSTDDIENPQGSFTDGMVTLSFTRKRNTGDSNDRAFTDSNCLYMFYPQGGSYNHAEETFSQHANTPIISSQRICIRACGAGGGPVGEGSTVKPSAAVLLTLVLAIWGLLK, from the exons GGAGGGATCCGTCTGGAGATCTTGAACAACACCGGACCAGACTTTAACGCGACCACGGACGTCCTGCGGGTGCTGACCCCTGGGGACGGCTGGGCCGCCGCGCACGACGCCAC CGTGCAGAGGTACGAGCTGACCCTGCCGTCTGACTTCACCTGCGACCGCTGCACTATCCGGCTGCTCCGCCAGGCGGGAGAGTGGCGCCTCACAAACGGGAACGACTACATCTTCTGGAGCTGCGCTGACGTCACTATCGTCCCAACAGGCAGCCCAA CGTGCCCTGGCGGACAGTGTGGGAACAGCACCTGCCGTAGGCTATACAGCGGAGACAGATGTCAGTACAGAG ATGACTGCCTGAACGCCTCAGACTGCAGCGGGAACGGCGTGTGCGTGAATGTGGACTCCACCTCGTACCCCAAGAAGCAGTGCTACTGCCACAGTGGCTACTTTGGACGCGACTGCTCGAAAG AGTCCCCGCTGACTGCGATCCCCTCCAACTTCCGCGGCTACTACCGCCGGGAACTCACGAACGGGATGGACATGTACTGGAAGATCCTGACGATGGAC ACTGGGAACGAGATCGAAGTGGCCCTGCAGGTAGAGGGAACGACATGGGTTGGTCTGGGATGGAGACCACAAG GTTTGACGGCCTCCTGCCGTAACTTCCCCGTGACCTACTTCAGCTCGGACCCGCAGGCAGAGCCGGAGGCAGAGGCAGAGGCTACCCCAGAACCAGAGGCAGAGCCGACACAGGCACCTCAG AACCGAGGCCGCCGGGCTGTCCACCATCTGCGCTTTCCCCGGGCGGAACCCTCGGCTGAACCCGAGGCCGAACCCGAGGCCGAGCCAGAAGCCTTCATCCCATGGCAGTGCCGGGCAAACGGAA GTCGACCGGAGCCTGAGCCCGAAGGCGAACCCGAACCCTCGGGCGAACCTGAACCCTCGGGCGAACCCGAGGGCGAGCCTGAACCTTCGGGTGAACCCGAGCCCGAGGGCGAGCCAGAGCAAGGAG GGGGAGGCCTCCACGCTATGGACTGTGTGGACATGGTGATCGGCACAGCGATAGGGAACACCCACCGTATCGGGGACTACTACACCCGGGACCGGTCCACACCGCAGATGGACCGCTGGTATAACGGCAGGGACAGCCTCACCGCCGCCTACGGAGAACAGCGGGACGGCAAAACAACCATCATGTTCCGCAGGAAACTCATCA GCAATGAAGACCCAGACCACAGTTTCTACAATGCTCCGATGCACTTTATCTACGCCCGTGGCCAGGAGTACGGCATGTACGTTCACAGACCAGGCTCCGCGGTGGAGAGCTGCAACGCCACGGACTACAT GTTTTACCGCCGGGATGAACTGAAGTACCACGGCACCTCCCGAGCACAGAGGGGCGCCGCTACTTTCAACGTCTTCG AGGACCCGAACCAGGCCGGTATCGCTGGAGACTGCCGCGGACGGTGGAGTTCTCCCGCCAACTGCCAGGGCCTGGCCTGTGACCACTCCGTGTCCTGGACTTACAACTCCCGTACTGACAAG GTCGACTTCCAGATCCAAAGCAGGCAGCCCAATGACAGGTGGGTCGGGATCGGATTCTCCGAGGACAGAAGCATG GCCCAAACTGATGCCATTGTCGGCTGGGTGAATGGCGACGGTGACGTGTACGTCAGTGATAG GTTTGCAACTGGATATTCCCGCCCGGGCGAGGACTCCACAGATGACATTGAGAATCCTCAAGGCTCGTTCACGGACGGCATGGTCACTCTCAGCTTCACTCGCAAACGGAACACGG GTGACAGCAACGACCGAGCCTTCACGGACAGCAACTGCCTGTACATGTTCTACCCGCAAGGGGGCAGCTATAACCACGCAGAGGAGACCTTTTCCCAGCACGCTAACACCCCCATCATCAGCTCACAGAGGATCTGCATCCGGGCTTGTGGAGCAGGTGGAG GTCCTGTTGGTGAAGGGTCCACCGTCAAGCCCTCTGCTGCCGTCCTTCTGACCCTGGTACTGGCCATATGGGGACTACTGAAGTAG